From one Triticum aestivum cultivar Chinese Spring chromosome 4B, IWGSC CS RefSeq v2.1, whole genome shotgun sequence genomic stretch:
- the LOC123090978 gene encoding serine carboxypeptidase-like 16: protein MPAKLLRTPTARRRHHLPVLHLVAVLLLVPLSRPASASASTVVTHLPGFDGPLPFYLETGYVGVEEETGAELFYYFAKSERSPGTDPVILWLTGGPRCSGFSGFAFEVGPVKYVRAPYTGVLPRLVQNPLSWTKMASIIFLDSPVCSGFSYARDPKGCDVGDYSSSLQVQRFLNKWFTHHPQYLSNPFYLGGDSYAGKVIPLIATYMSQDLPSHMQIS from the exons ATGCCCGCCAAGCTTCTCCGGACGCCCACCGCCCGGCGACGCCACCACTTGCCGGTGCTGCATCTCGTTGCCGTCCTCCTGCTTGTGCCGCTCTCACGGCCGGCCTCGGCGTCGGCGTCGACGGTGGTCACCCACCTGCCAGGATTCGATGGCCCTCTCCCCTTCTACCTCGAAACCGG ATACGTGGGCGTGGAGGAGGAGACCGGGGCGGAGCTCTTCTACTACTTCGCCAAGTCGGAGCGGAGCCCCGGCACCGACCCCGTCATCCTGTGGCTCACCGGCGGGCCTCGCTGCTCGGGCTTCAGCGGCTTCGCCTTCGAAGTTG GCCCCGTAAAGTATGTGCGGGCGCCGTACACTGGAGTTTTGCCGCGGCTGGTACAGAACCCGCTGTCATGGACCAAG ATGGCGAGCATCATCTTCCTGGATTCGCCCGTCTGCTCGGGCTTCTCGTATGCTCGTGACCCCAAAGGCTGCGATGTCGGAGACTACTCGTCCTCTCTGCAAGTCCAAAGATTCCTGAATAAG TGGTTCACTCATCACCCGCAGTACCTTTCAAATCCTTTCTACCTTGGAGGAGATTCATACGCTGGAAAGGTGATTCCACTTATTGCAACATACATGTCACAAG ATTTACCATCACATATGCAAATAAGTTGA